A DNA window from Amycolatopsis sp. DSM 110486 contains the following coding sequences:
- a CDS encoding MFS transporter, translating to MTTPTRAGLLRVVGASLIGTTVEWYDFFLYTSAAALVFNKLFFPNADPLTGTLLALLTYAVGFLARPVGGLVFGHFGDRIGRKRLLVVSLVMMGGSTFLMGVLPTYGAVGVLAPILLTLLRLVQGFALGGEWGGAVLLVSEHGDDRRRGFWASWPQTGVPAGNLLATAVLAILASVQSDATFNAWGWRIPFLLSGVLVAIGLWVRLAVAESPVFLAAKAAAGEEEATPIVDVFRGHLRGLVVTFGARLAENVSYYVITAFILVYVTTGLGLPKATGLTAVLVASAMHFVTIPLWGLLSDKIGRKPVYLFGVVGMAAWAFGFFWLLDLRTTGAVIGAATIGLVVHGAMYGPQAAFFAEQFPTRVRYTGLSVGGQLSSIAAGAIAPLVAVALFQAYHSTLPVSVYVAAMCVLSVLALLGARETRGESLEEAPAERRSVTA from the coding sequence GTGACAACACCAACCCGGGCAGGCCTGCTGCGCGTGGTCGGCGCGAGCCTGATCGGCACCACCGTGGAGTGGTACGACTTCTTCCTCTACACCTCGGCCGCCGCGCTCGTGTTCAACAAGCTGTTCTTCCCGAACGCCGACCCGCTCACCGGCACGCTGCTCGCACTGCTGACCTACGCGGTCGGCTTCCTCGCTCGACCCGTCGGCGGGCTCGTGTTCGGCCACTTCGGCGACCGCATCGGGCGTAAGCGCCTGCTCGTGGTGAGCCTGGTGATGATGGGCGGCTCGACGTTCCTCATGGGCGTGCTGCCCACGTACGGCGCGGTCGGCGTCCTCGCCCCGATCCTGTTGACGCTGCTGCGGCTCGTGCAGGGCTTCGCGCTCGGCGGCGAGTGGGGTGGCGCGGTGCTGCTCGTGTCCGAGCACGGCGACGACCGCCGGCGCGGTTTCTGGGCGTCGTGGCCGCAGACCGGCGTGCCGGCCGGGAACCTGCTGGCCACGGCGGTGCTGGCGATCCTCGCCTCCGTGCAGTCCGACGCGACGTTCAACGCGTGGGGCTGGCGCATCCCGTTCCTGCTGTCGGGCGTGCTTGTGGCGATCGGGCTGTGGGTGCGGCTGGCCGTCGCGGAGTCGCCGGTGTTCCTCGCCGCGAAGGCCGCGGCCGGGGAGGAGGAAGCCACGCCGATCGTCGACGTGTTCCGCGGGCACCTGCGCGGGCTGGTCGTGACGTTCGGCGCGCGGCTTGCGGAGAACGTGTCGTACTACGTGATCACGGCGTTCATCCTCGTCTACGTCACCACCGGGCTCGGCCTGCCGAAGGCGACCGGGCTCACCGCCGTGCTGGTCGCCTCGGCCATGCACTTCGTGACGATTCCCTTGTGGGGCTTGCTCTCCGACAAGATCGGCCGCAAGCCGGTGTACTTGTTCGGCGTGGTCGGGATGGCCGCGTGGGCGTTCGGCTTCTTCTGGCTGCTGGACCTGCGCACGACGGGCGCGGTGATCGGTGCGGCGACCATCGGGCTCGTGGTGCACGGCGCGATGTACGGACCGCAGGCGGCGTTCTTCGCCGAGCAGTTCCCCACCCGCGTGCGCTACACGGGCCTTTCGGTGGGCGGGCAGCTGTCGTCGATCGCGGCGGGCGCGATCGCACCGCTCGTCGCCGTGGCGCTGTTCCAGGCGTACCACTCGACGCTGCCGGTTTCGGTCTACGTCGCCGCGATGTGCGTGCTGTCGGTGCTGGCCCTGCTCGGCGCGCGGGAGACGCGCGGTGAATCGCTGGAGGAGGCTCCCGCCGAACGGCGCTCAGTGACAGCATGA
- a CDS encoding 3-hydroxybutyrate dehydrogenase → MTSGVRHSSQGDLDGRVALVTGGASGIGLACVRALAAAGAKVHIVDLDARGAEAAAAEIGGWAHVGDLTDPAVIDALPAELDVLVNNAGFQHVAALPEFPPEQFARIQALMVTAPFLLIRRSLPAMYARGWGRIVNVSSVHGLRASPFKAAYVTAKHALEGLSKVAALEGAEHGVTSNCVNPGYVRTPLVTGQIDAQAAEHGLDADEVVEQVLLRRAAIKRLIEPADVADLVVWLCGEHAGHVTGASLPLDGGWSAA, encoded by the coding sequence ATGACCAGTGGGGTACGTCACAGCTCACAGGGCGACCTTGATGGCCGCGTCGCCCTCGTGACCGGCGGTGCGAGCGGAATCGGGCTCGCCTGCGTTCGCGCGTTGGCCGCGGCCGGGGCGAAGGTGCACATCGTCGACCTCGACGCGCGCGGTGCCGAAGCGGCCGCGGCCGAGATCGGCGGCTGGGCGCACGTCGGTGACCTCACCGACCCCGCGGTGATCGACGCGTTGCCCGCCGAGCTGGACGTGCTCGTGAACAACGCCGGGTTCCAGCACGTGGCCGCGCTGCCCGAGTTCCCGCCCGAGCAGTTCGCGCGGATCCAGGCGCTGATGGTGACGGCGCCGTTCCTGCTGATCCGCCGGTCGCTGCCGGCGATGTACGCGCGCGGCTGGGGGCGGATCGTCAACGTCTCCAGCGTGCACGGCCTGCGCGCCAGCCCGTTCAAAGCCGCGTACGTCACGGCGAAACACGCCCTCGAGGGACTGTCCAAAGTGGCCGCTCTCGAGGGTGCGGAGCACGGCGTGACGTCCAACTGCGTCAATCCCGGCTACGTCCGTACGCCGCTCGTCACCGGCCAGATCGACGCGCAGGCCGCCGAGCACGGCCTCGATGCCGACGAGGTAGTGGAGCAGGTGCTGCTGCGGCGCGCGGCGATCAAACGGCTCATCGAACCGGCGGACGTCGCCGACCTCGTGGTGTGGCTGTGCGGCGAGCACGCCGGGCACGTCACGGGCGCGTCGCTGCCCCTGGACGGCGGCTGGTCGGCCGCCTGA
- a CDS encoding oxidoreductase — MSDPLKPLLELAGVAAAAKAAQDAVFAVHRLPANLRGGAETAAEASVRAARASAGIDGANPELPADGAVADPLLAGALRVAESLEPLLPTWRRAPLQALARLHVLAAADVVEDPDTLGRPLAGGERLELLAQLVTGATSVPGPVLTAVVHGELLALRPFGSADGVVARAAARLSMIATGLDPKALTVPEVAFFRRVPKYVELASGFAAGTTDGVREWLLFCCEAFEAGAREARSISSAAG; from the coding sequence ATGAGCGACCCGCTCAAGCCGCTGCTGGAGCTCGCCGGCGTCGCCGCCGCGGCCAAGGCGGCGCAGGACGCGGTGTTCGCCGTGCACCGCCTGCCCGCCAACCTGCGCGGAGGCGCGGAGACGGCCGCCGAGGCGTCGGTGCGCGCCGCGCGAGCGTCGGCCGGCATCGACGGCGCGAACCCCGAACTGCCCGCCGACGGCGCGGTCGCCGACCCCCTGCTCGCCGGCGCCCTGCGCGTGGCCGAGTCGCTGGAACCACTCCTGCCCACCTGGCGGCGCGCGCCGTTGCAGGCGCTGGCCCGCCTGCACGTCCTGGCCGCGGCCGACGTCGTCGAAGATCCCGACACACTCGGCCGGCCCCTTGCCGGAGGCGAGCGCCTGGAGCTGCTGGCCCAGCTCGTCACGGGCGCGACGTCCGTGCCCGGGCCGGTGCTCACGGCCGTGGTGCACGGCGAGCTGCTGGCCCTGCGCCCGTTCGGCTCGGCCGACGGCGTGGTCGCCCGCGCGGCGGCGCGCCTGTCGATGATCGCGACGGGCCTGGACCCGAAGGCGCTGACCGTGCCGGAGGTGGCGTTCTTCCGGCGCGTGCCGAAGTACGTCGAGCTCGCTTCCGGCTTCGCCGCCGGGACGACGGACGGGGTGCGGGAGTGGCTGCTGTTCTGCTGTGAGGCGTTCGAGGCGGGTGCGCGGGAGGCTCGCAGCATTTCGTCCGCCGCCGGTTAG
- a CDS encoding phosphoribosyltransferase — protein sequence MAEDGAAREELTWELFGTASRELAEQVAADGFEPDLILSIARGGLFVAGALGYALDVKNLHVMNVEFYTGVDQRLDLPVMLPPVPNVVDLSNKRVLVADDVADTGATLKLVRDFCADHVADVRCAVIYEKPHSTVTSEYVWRRTDRWINFPWSVLPPVVKRAGQVLDA from the coding sequence ATGGCTGAAGACGGCGCGGCGCGGGAAGAGCTCACCTGGGAGTTGTTCGGCACCGCCAGCAGGGAGCTCGCCGAGCAGGTCGCCGCCGACGGCTTCGAGCCCGACCTCATCCTCTCCATCGCCCGCGGCGGGCTCTTCGTCGCCGGCGCGCTGGGCTACGCGCTGGACGTGAAGAACCTGCACGTGATGAACGTGGAGTTCTACACCGGCGTCGACCAGCGCCTCGATCTGCCGGTGATGCTGCCGCCGGTGCCGAACGTCGTGGACCTGAGCAACAAGAGGGTGCTCGTCGCCGACGACGTGGCCGACACCGGCGCCACGCTCAAGCTCGTGCGCGACTTCTGCGCCGACCACGTGGCCGACGTGCGCTGTGCCGTGATCTACGAGAAGCCGCATTCGACGGTCACCAGCGAGTACGTGTGGCGCCGCACCGATCGCTGGATCAACTTCCCGTGGTCGGTCCTGCCGCCGGTCGTCAAGCGCGCCGGGCAGGTGCTCGACGCATGA
- a CDS encoding GNAT family N-acetyltransferase: MSDWNDHPTLSGTHVRLEPLGADHAKGLFEVGQDPAIWAWLSIRQFETSADAERFVEAATADPDRRAWAQIDVATGLVAGTTSYYQVAAKHRILSIGHTWISPRWQRTGLNTEAKFLLLRNAFEVLGAQRVAWETDSRNLRSQRAIERLGALREGVLRAHRIRPDGTSRDTVVYSMTEAEWPGARARLLARLA; encoded by the coding sequence GTGAGCGACTGGAACGATCACCCGACCCTGTCCGGCACCCACGTGCGCCTCGAGCCCCTCGGCGCGGACCACGCGAAGGGCCTGTTCGAGGTCGGCCAGGATCCCGCGATCTGGGCCTGGTTGAGCATCCGGCAGTTCGAGACCTCGGCCGACGCCGAGCGGTTCGTCGAAGCCGCCACAGCCGATCCCGACCGCCGCGCATGGGCGCAGATCGACGTCGCCACCGGCCTCGTCGCCGGCACCACGTCGTACTACCAGGTCGCGGCGAAGCACCGGATCCTCTCGATCGGGCACACCTGGATCAGCCCGCGCTGGCAGCGCACCGGGCTCAACACCGAGGCCAAGTTCCTGTTGCTGCGCAACGCTTTCGAGGTGCTCGGCGCCCAGCGGGTGGCATGGGAGACCGACAGCCGCAACCTGCGCTCGCAACGCGCCATCGAGCGGCTCGGCGCGCTGCGCGAGGGCGTGCTGCGGGCCCACCGGATCCGTCCGGACGGCACTTCGCGCGACACGGTGGTGTACTCGATGACGGAAGCTGAATGGCCCGGCGCACGCGCCCGGCTGCTGGCCCGCCTCGCCTGA
- the acs gene encoding acetate--CoA ligase → MTEQSPALDNLLTESRTFPPSDEFAAQANAKADTYEKADADREQFWAEQAERLSWDTKWTRVLDWTNAPFAKWFVGGKLNVAYNCVDRHVESGHGDQVAIHWVGEPGDTRDITYAQLKDEVSKAANALTSLGVTAGDVVAIQLQMIPEAIFAMLACARLGALHNVVFGGFSPTALRARVDDASAKIVITSDGQYRRGKAAAMKANVDEALEGAETVEKVIVVRRTGSDLAGEVPWTDGRDLWWHELVDGQSAEHTPEAFDSEHPLFILYTSGTTGRPKGILHTSGGYLTQAAYTHHNVFDHKPGEDVYWCTADIGWITGHSYIVYGPLANRVTQVVYEGTPNTPHEGRHWEIVQKYKVSIYYTAPTLIRTFMKWGAEIPAKYDLTSLRVLGSVGEPINPEAWIWYRETIGANKAPIVDTWWQTETGGIMISPLPGVTSTKPGSAQRALPGISAKVVDDQGNEVGKGGGGYLVLDKPWPGMLRGVWGDEERFRETYWSRFAAQGFYFAGDGAKYDADGDIWLLGRVDDVMNVSGHRISTTEVESALVSHPTVAEAAVVGATDPTTGQGIVAFVILRGNAVDGGDEAVQELRNHVAKEIGPIAKPRQIMVVPELPKTRSGKIMRRLLRDVAENRAIGDVTTLADSSVMDLISSGLQSGKEE, encoded by the coding sequence ATGACCGAGCAGTCCCCAGCGCTGGACAACCTGCTCACCGAGAGCCGCACCTTCCCACCGAGCGACGAGTTCGCCGCTCAGGCCAACGCCAAGGCCGATACCTACGAGAAGGCGGACGCGGACCGGGAGCAGTTCTGGGCCGAGCAGGCCGAGCGCCTGAGCTGGGACACGAAGTGGACCCGGGTACTGGACTGGACCAATGCGCCCTTCGCGAAGTGGTTCGTCGGCGGCAAGCTCAACGTCGCCTACAACTGCGTCGACCGGCACGTCGAGTCCGGCCACGGCGACCAGGTCGCCATCCACTGGGTCGGCGAGCCCGGCGACACCCGTGACATCACCTACGCGCAGCTGAAGGACGAGGTCTCCAAAGCCGCCAACGCGCTGACCTCGCTCGGCGTGACCGCCGGCGACGTCGTGGCGATCCAGCTGCAGATGATCCCCGAGGCGATCTTCGCGATGCTCGCGTGCGCCCGCCTCGGCGCGCTGCACAACGTGGTGTTCGGCGGCTTCTCCCCGACCGCGCTGCGCGCCCGCGTGGACGACGCGTCGGCGAAGATCGTGATCACCTCCGACGGCCAGTACCGCCGCGGCAAGGCCGCCGCGATGAAGGCCAATGTGGACGAGGCGCTCGAGGGCGCCGAGACCGTGGAGAAGGTCATCGTGGTCCGCCGCACCGGCAGCGACCTCGCGGGCGAGGTGCCGTGGACCGACGGGCGCGACCTGTGGTGGCACGAGCTCGTCGACGGGCAGTCGGCCGAGCACACGCCCGAGGCGTTCGACAGCGAGCACCCGCTGTTCATCCTCTACACCTCCGGCACCACCGGGCGCCCGAAGGGCATCCTGCACACCTCCGGCGGCTACCTCACGCAGGCCGCGTACACGCACCACAACGTGTTCGACCACAAGCCGGGCGAGGACGTGTACTGGTGCACGGCCGACATCGGCTGGATCACCGGCCACAGCTACATCGTCTACGGGCCGCTGGCCAACCGCGTCACGCAGGTCGTGTACGAAGGCACGCCGAACACCCCGCACGAGGGCCGGCACTGGGAGATCGTGCAGAAGTACAAGGTCTCCATCTACTACACCGCGCCGACGCTGATCCGCACGTTCATGAAGTGGGGCGCGGAGATCCCGGCGAAGTACGACCTCACGTCGCTGCGCGTGCTCGGCAGCGTCGGCGAGCCGATCAACCCCGAGGCGTGGATCTGGTACCGCGAGACCATCGGCGCGAACAAGGCGCCGATCGTCGACACGTGGTGGCAGACCGAGACCGGCGGGATCATGATCTCGCCGCTGCCGGGCGTCACGTCCACCAAGCCGGGTTCGGCCCAGCGCGCGCTGCCGGGCATCTCGGCGAAGGTCGTGGACGACCAGGGCAACGAGGTCGGCAAGGGCGGCGGCGGGTACCTGGTGCTCGACAAGCCGTGGCCGGGCATGCTGCGCGGCGTGTGGGGCGACGAGGAGCGCTTCCGCGAGACGTACTGGTCGCGCTTCGCCGCCCAGGGCTTCTACTTCGCCGGCGACGGCGCCAAGTACGACGCCGACGGTGACATCTGGCTGCTCGGCCGCGTCGACGACGTGATGAACGTGTCGGGCCACCGCATCTCGACCACCGAGGTCGAGTCGGCGCTGGTCTCGCACCCGACGGTGGCCGAGGCGGCCGTGGTCGGCGCGACCGACCCGACGACCGGGCAGGGCATCGTGGCGTTCGTGATCCTGCGCGGCAACGCCGTCGATGGTGGTGACGAGGCCGTGCAGGAGCTGCGCAACCACGTCGCGAAGGAGATCGGCCCGATCGCGAAGCCGCGCCAGATCATGGTCGTGCCGGAGCTGCCGAAGACGCGCTCGGGCAAGATCATGCGCCGCCTGCTGCGCGACGTCGCGGAGAACCGGGCGATCGGCGACGTCACGACGCTCGCGGACTCGTCGGTGATGGACCTGATCTCCTCCGGCCTGCAGTCGGGCAAGGAGGAGTAG
- a CDS encoding DUF6319 family protein — MTVEALTHDEDTAAEAATTEAAAASAQAADAPEVTEPTETTASPASSSDSDEAAPAAEEAPKPKRGRPKAAASTAKKTRTVELILTVTGTADGEWQAELKNGSKWVAKGLEIPAAAVSRAAKELHADLSGPIDEVINQAREAQAAKVAQLEAELEAAKAALAELDA; from the coding sequence ATGACCGTGGAAGCCTTGACGCACGACGAGGACACCGCGGCCGAAGCGGCGACGACCGAGGCAGCCGCTGCCTCGGCGCAGGCCGCCGACGCCCCGGAGGTCACCGAGCCCACTGAGACCACTGCCTCACCTGCGTCGTCTTCCGATTCAGACGAGGCCGCCCCGGCCGCTGAAGAGGCGCCGAAGCCGAAGCGCGGCCGGCCGAAGGCCGCCGCGTCCACCGCGAAGAAGACCCGCACGGTGGAGCTCATCCTCACCGTCACCGGCACGGCCGACGGCGAGTGGCAGGCCGAGCTCAAGAACGGCAGCAAGTGGGTCGCGAAGGGCCTGGAGATCCCGGCCGCCGCCGTCTCGCGCGCGGCGAAGGAGCTGCACGCGGACCTGTCGGGCCCGATCGACGAGGTCATCAACCAGGCCCGCGAGGCGCAGGCCGCGAAGGTCGCGCAGCTTGAGGCCGAGCTGGAAGCCGCCAAGGCGGCCCTGGCGGAGCTCGACGCCTGA
- a CDS encoding cupin domain-containing protein, with amino-acid sequence MSEWLEVSTVEGRQLTGGTAFVRERERAAHGLVYEIRYPAGVGSPVHSHDHDSVIYVLEGRLSGVVGGVPGEFGPGDTVVHPRGVDHQVHAIVDSRWLEFKAPLPKNSPLA; translated from the coding sequence ATGAGCGAATGGCTCGAAGTGTCCACTGTGGAAGGGCGACAGCTGACCGGCGGCACCGCCTTCGTCCGCGAGAGAGAACGCGCCGCGCACGGGCTCGTGTACGAGATCCGCTACCCGGCCGGCGTCGGGTCGCCTGTGCACAGTCACGACCACGACAGCGTCATCTACGTGCTCGAAGGTCGGCTGTCCGGTGTGGTCGGGGGCGTGCCGGGAGAGTTCGGCCCCGGCGACACCGTGGTCCACCCGCGCGGAGTCGACCACCAAGTTCACGCCATTGTGGACAGTCGCTGGCTCGAGTTCAAAGCGCCGCTGCCGAAAAACTCGCCCCTGGCGTGA
- a CDS encoding VIT family protein: protein MTETVDATDSHSHEPHDDLGGKLNWLRAGVLGANDGIVSVAGIVVGVAGATTSRTAILTAGIAGLVAGAFSMAGGEYVSVSTQRDTERALLQLEKQELKAMPEAEERELAEIYEGKGLSRELAAEVARELTRKDAFHAHAEAELGIDPDNLTNPWQAAWASLIAFSVGALLPLLSIAWTAVPERVWACALAVVVGLTLTGFVSARLGNAQVGRAIARNVGVGALTMLVTYFVGVLFGTTIG from the coding sequence GTGACCGAAACGGTGGACGCGACTGATTCCCACTCGCACGAGCCCCACGACGACCTTGGCGGCAAGCTGAACTGGCTGCGCGCCGGTGTTCTCGGGGCCAACGACGGGATCGTGTCCGTCGCGGGCATCGTGGTAGGCGTCGCAGGGGCGACCACGAGCCGCACCGCGATCCTCACCGCCGGAATTGCCGGACTGGTGGCCGGTGCGTTTTCGATGGCCGGTGGGGAATACGTGAGCGTGAGCACGCAGCGCGACACCGAACGCGCGTTGCTGCAGCTCGAGAAGCAAGAGCTGAAAGCGATGCCCGAGGCCGAGGAACGCGAGCTCGCCGAGATCTACGAGGGCAAGGGCCTGTCCCGGGAACTCGCCGCGGAGGTCGCGCGCGAGCTGACCCGCAAGGACGCGTTCCACGCCCACGCCGAGGCCGAACTGGGCATCGACCCGGACAACCTCACCAACCCGTGGCAGGCGGCCTGGGCTTCGCTGATCGCGTTCTCCGTCGGCGCGCTGCTGCCGCTGCTGTCCATCGCCTGGACGGCGGTGCCGGAGCGCGTGTGGGCGTGCGCGCTGGCCGTGGTCGTGGGCCTCACGCTCACCGGCTTCGTGAGCGCGCGCCTGGGCAACGCGCAGGTGGGGCGCGCGATCGCGCGCAACGTGGGCGTCGGCGCCCTCACCATGCTCGTCACCTACTTCGTGGGAGTGCTGTTCGGCACCACGATCGGCTAG
- a CDS encoding peptide MFS transporter, translating into MSTSTEAQHDTRFFGHPRGLANLFGVEMWERFSYYGMLGILAIYLYYKADQGGLGIDQGDALGVVGAYGGTVYLATVIGAWVADRLLGSERTLFYSAVLVMIGHIALALLPGLTGIGVGLACVAIGSGGLKANATAVVGTLYAEGDERRDAGFTIFYMGINLGGFIGPLLTGLAQSEVGFHLGFGLAAIGMALGLTQYTLGRKNLGEKASEIPNPLQPSQRWTAIGVAVVIVVAVVALIMSGVVGPSNLADVVVYVVVAISVVYFVVILTSRKITSDERSRVFSFIPMYIASAAFFSLYQQQSTVVSVYSDQRLDRNLFGWDMPVSWVNSINPVFIIIFAPIVAAIWTKLGPKQPSTPMKFVLGTVLMGLAFLLFLPMTGTGVNGSPLIALAGILLVFTIAELMLSPVGLSLSTKLAPKAFRTQMVALNFLSVSLGTAMSGKLAESYDVHDETPYFSIIGVVAIVIGLVLLALIPFIRRLMKGVH; encoded by the coding sequence GTGAGTACCTCTACCGAGGCCCAGCACGACACGAGGTTCTTCGGGCACCCACGAGGGCTGGCGAACCTCTTCGGCGTCGAGATGTGGGAGCGGTTCTCCTACTACGGGATGCTCGGCATCCTCGCCATCTACCTGTACTACAAGGCCGACCAGGGTGGGCTCGGCATCGACCAAGGCGACGCGCTCGGCGTCGTCGGCGCGTACGGCGGCACGGTCTACCTCGCCACCGTGATCGGCGCGTGGGTGGCCGACCGCCTGCTCGGTTCCGAGCGCACGCTGTTCTACAGCGCCGTGCTGGTGATGATCGGCCACATCGCGCTGGCGCTGCTGCCGGGCCTGACCGGCATCGGCGTGGGCCTCGCGTGCGTCGCGATCGGTTCGGGCGGCCTCAAGGCCAACGCGACCGCCGTGGTCGGCACCCTCTACGCCGAGGGCGACGAGCGCCGCGACGCCGGCTTCACGATCTTTTACATGGGCATCAACCTGGGTGGCTTCATCGGCCCGCTGCTCACCGGGCTCGCGCAGTCGGAGGTCGGCTTCCACCTGGGCTTCGGGCTCGCCGCGATCGGCATGGCGCTCGGCCTGACCCAGTACACGCTCGGCCGCAAGAACCTGGGCGAGAAGGCGTCGGAGATCCCGAACCCCCTGCAGCCTTCGCAGCGCTGGACGGCGATCGGTGTCGCCGTGGTGATCGTGGTCGCGGTCGTCGCGCTGATCATGTCCGGCGTGGTCGGGCCGTCGAACCTGGCCGACGTGGTCGTCTACGTGGTCGTCGCGATCTCGGTGGTGTACTTCGTGGTCATCCTGACCAGCCGCAAGATCACGTCCGACGAGCGCAGCCGCGTGTTCTCGTTCATCCCGATGTACATCGCGAGCGCCGCGTTCTTCTCGCTGTACCAGCAGCAGTCCACGGTCGTCTCGGTCTACAGCGACCAGCGCCTCGACCGGAACCTGTTCGGCTGGGACATGCCGGTGTCGTGGGTCAACTCGATCAACCCGGTGTTCATCATCATCTTCGCGCCGATCGTCGCCGCGATCTGGACGAAGCTGGGGCCGAAGCAGCCGTCGACGCCGATGAAGTTCGTGCTGGGCACGGTGCTGATGGGTCTCGCGTTCCTGCTGTTCCTGCCGATGACCGGCACCGGCGTGAACGGCAGCCCGCTGATCGCGCTCGCCGGGATCCTCCTGGTGTTCACGATCGCGGAGCTGATGCTGTCGCCGGTCGGGCTGTCGCTGTCGACGAAGCTCGCGCCCAAGGCGTTCCGGACGCAGATGGTGGCGCTGAACTTCCTGTCGGTCTCGCTGGGCACCGCTATGTCGGGCAAGCTCGCGGAGTCCTACGACGTGCACGACGAGACGCCGTACTTCAGCATCATCGGCGTGGTCGCGATCGTGATCGGCCTGGTCCTGCTCGCGCTGATCCCGTTCATCCGGCGGCTGATGAAGGGCGTGCACTAG
- the nhaA gene encoding Na+/H+ antiporter NhaA, whose protein sequence is MTASRPARAAAEFARYLRTETTGGIILLAATAVALILANSPADDVYRAVRDFHVGPEFLHLNLSIGDWAKDGLLALFFFVAGLELKRELVVGELSRFKQAVLPVIAAVGGMVVPALIALAVGWGTPGIDRAWAIPVATDIAFALGVLALTASNLPSSARVFLLSLAVVDDLGAILVIAIVFTTGFDLVAAAVAVVALALYWFLQHKRVRTAWLYVPLAVVTWVAVHSTGIHATIAGVALGLLTRVKPDEGEDEAPAVRLEHRLQPWSAAVAVPVFALFAAGISVSGHALGQVFTTALPLAVLLGLVVGKFVGILGASVLAVKLGVAEKPTGMGWRDLSALAALGGVGFTVSLLIADLALDEPETELAKAAVLIASAVASLTAAALLLRRNRAHARAD, encoded by the coding sequence ATGACCGCTTCCCGCCCGGCCCGCGCCGCCGCCGAGTTCGCCCGCTACCTGCGCACTGAGACCACCGGCGGGATCATCCTGCTCGCCGCCACTGCCGTAGCGCTGATCTTGGCCAACTCACCGGCCGATGACGTCTACCGGGCCGTGCGCGACTTCCACGTCGGCCCCGAGTTCCTGCACCTGAACCTGTCGATCGGCGACTGGGCGAAGGACGGGCTGCTCGCCTTGTTCTTCTTCGTCGCCGGGCTGGAGCTCAAGCGCGAGCTCGTGGTGGGTGAGCTCTCGCGCTTCAAGCAGGCAGTGCTGCCGGTGATCGCGGCCGTCGGCGGGATGGTCGTGCCGGCGCTCATCGCACTGGCGGTCGGCTGGGGGACGCCGGGAATCGACCGCGCGTGGGCGATCCCCGTGGCCACGGACATCGCGTTCGCGCTCGGCGTGCTCGCGCTGACGGCATCGAACCTGCCGAGCAGCGCGCGGGTCTTCCTGCTTTCGCTGGCGGTGGTCGACGACCTCGGCGCGATCCTCGTGATCGCGATCGTCTTCACCACGGGCTTCGACCTCGTGGCCGCTGCCGTCGCCGTGGTGGCGCTGGCGCTCTACTGGTTCCTGCAGCACAAACGCGTGCGCACGGCCTGGTTGTACGTGCCGCTCGCGGTGGTCACCTGGGTGGCGGTGCACTCGACGGGCATCCACGCGACCATCGCCGGCGTCGCGCTCGGGCTGCTCACGCGCGTGAAACCCGACGAAGGCGAGGACGAGGCGCCGGCGGTGCGGCTGGAGCACCGGCTCCAGCCGTGGTCGGCGGCTGTCGCGGTGCCCGTGTTCGCGCTGTTCGCCGCGGGGATCTCGGTGAGCGGGCACGCGTTGGGCCAGGTCTTCACCACCGCGTTGCCGCTGGCTGTCCTGTTGGGACTGGTCGTGGGCAAGTTCGTCGGCATCCTCGGCGCGAGCGTGCTGGCGGTGAAGCTGGGCGTCGCGGAAAAACCCACCGGCATGGGCTGGCGTGATCTCTCGGCGCTGGCTGCTCTAGGCGGCGTCGGCTTCACGGTGAGCCTGCTGATCGCAGACCTCGCGCTCGACGAACCGGAGACCGAACTGGCCAAGGCGGCGGTGCTGATCGCGTCGGCCGTCGCGTCGCTGACGGCGG